TAGTCTAATTCAGAGTTTTACGTTTTGACCTTTATCAAAGCCGTCTTCGAAGCCTTGGTTTGATTTGTAACTTTTGCGTATAAGAAACACCGCAAAACACAATGTGAGCCACTCTGCAGCGGGTAGCGCAATGAGAAATGATATTGTTGGCTCAATATCGCCAAATAAGCTGACTGACCATACAAAATGAAATGTTGCGGCTAACAAGCCTACAGGTAACACAACACTTCTACACAATGCGATTGCCGCCGACTCAAAGGGTTTTTCAATAGCGGTTAAAAATACACTAAGTAAAATATTGCACCCATTGACAAGGAACAGCGGCCACATAATAGCCATTATGTTTATGGCAAAATAAGCGGTTTGATGATCGGATGAATCTAAAAAGACACCAACGATGACTTCACCGTAAAACACAAGACAAGCTGAGACTACAAGGCCTAGAAGTATTGAGGTACCCAATGCCACTGATAAAAAGTCACTTACTCTGTCGTTGTTTTTTGCCCCTCGGTTGTAACTCACCAACAAATGCATAGCATCTGCAATGCCGAAACTCACCATAACGCTTAAAAAGATAAGGTAATTAACAACGCTGTAAGCGGCAACACCTTCACTGCCAGCACGCATCACCATTAATGTATTGATGACGAGAAAAAGCACGCCCACTGATACTTCATTTGTAAATTCTGAAAGTCCATTTTTAACGACCCGAGCGATACGCCGCCAAGGCTTATTGAACATAGAGAGCGTTAATACACGGTCTTTGTCTCTAAAGTACATAAGCAGCAATAAGCACTGTGTACCTTGTGCCAATGCTGTCGCATAAGCTGCGCCGGAAATTCCGTAGTCTAGGTAACCCACAAACGCCATATCCAACACGATGTTTACCAGAGCGCCAACGACCAAAGCCACAGTGGCAAGTTTGGTGTAGCCATCGGCCCGCACTAAGTAATAAAGAACCATACAAGGAAATTGAAGAATAAAAACCCACCTGATTATTGAAAAATACTCTCGGGCAAGGGGCACAATATCAGCGGGAATATACAGTAACCAAAATAAAACCGGCTCTGCAATGTAGCTCACCAAAGCAAGACATGTATTTAGTGCGACTGTAACGATAAGTACTTGCGTAAACAACGCACTGGAAGACTCGGTATCTCCCTTCCCCATGAAGGTACCTATAGAAACGCTAGCGCCTATAGCTAACATTAATGAAAGCGCTACAAGCAGCGTAACATAAGGAAGAAGTAGTGATATTGCTGCAAGCCCCTGTGCACCAACATATTTACCAATAAAAATGCCATCCACCACGTTTGCCGTTGTAAGAGCCATCAGGCCAATAAGCGACACAAAAGTATGTTTAAAGAACGTGGTTAATACAGGACGCGATAGGATTTCTTCTTTTGTTTGTAGAGACATTATAGCTTCTCAAATACAGTAGACGAATAATCCTAAGTGGCTTATTGCCGTCATTCAATCAAGGTTACATTTGAGACGTTTGTTAACTACTTGTTACTTCTGAACAAAGCTGAATTGTAACAGTTGTAAAATCTATTTCTTTTTAGTGATCTATGTTGATAATACGCAAATGATAATAATTCACATTTAGATGCAAGTAACAAGGTCACGATGAAACACATGAACAACACAAGGTTAGCTTCACTGTCTATTGCCATAGGAGTGGCGCTATCAGGGACATATGCTTTTGCAGCAGAGAGTAACAAAAACGTTAAGGAAGACGAGATTGAACGCGTTGAAATTGTCGGGTCAGCCACAAATTTAGAGGTAACCGCTGAAGATATTCAGAAAATTCAGGCTAATGACTTGAATGATATCTTTCGTTTAGAGCCATCAGTTACCGTTGGCGGTGGTGGTCTTGGTATTACGCAACTTGTGTTTGTTCGCGGCTTTGAAGATACGATGTTGAATGTCACTGTTGATGGCGCTCCGCAGACAGGTACCCTATTCCACCATATCGGCCGATTGTCAATTGAGCCTGAGCTCTTGAAAAGTGTTCAGGTACAGGCTGGTGCCGGTGAGGCAACAGCAGGTTCGGGAGCCATCGGTGGTGCCATTCGATTCAAAACCAAAACGGCAAACGACTTACTTGCAGACAACGAGCAGTTTGGCGGTATTGTTAAAGTTGGTGGCGGTACCAATGATTTCGTTAAGTACAGCGCAACAGGATATGGCAAATTAACTGATAACTGGAGCGTACTCGCATCACACGTGCGTATCGATACAGACAGTTATGAAGATGGTAACGGCAATGAGATTGCTTTTGAGTATACTGACGAAAACGGAAACCTTGTTCGCGAAACCACAGACACAGAGCAAGAGTTAAGCTTCGTAAAACTGAATGGCGAATTTGGCGACAATCAATTTGTATCGCTTAGTCATGAAATTCGCGAAGAGTCAGGTAACTTCCCGTCTAGACCTAACTTTCCGATTTCAGCAAGAAACCCTATCTATCCCATCGAAACTGAGCGTAATACAACGGTATTTAATTACCAATGGCTAGCTAGCCCTATGCTCAATCTGGAATTTACCTTATACAACACTGAGCAAGAGCTAATTGTTCGAGGTGATCGCGCATGGCACCCGTATCAAGGTAATATTCAAACCATTGGTGGTGACCTACGTAACACATCATATGTTGCTGCGCATACGCTAACATACGGCGTTGAGTATCGCGACCAAACGTCAGAAGCAGGCTCAATTGGTCAGCCCCTTAGCGGTGAAGAAACGGGTAAAGTGCTGGGCATTTATGTGCAAGATCACTGGGATATCACGCCAGACTTAATGCTAAGTTTTGGTGTGCGTTATGACGATTACGAGTTAGATACAACGCACAAATTCTATGCTGAGTCTGAGGTGACCTTTGCGCAAGTAGCAGCACAAGTGCCTACCGTTGCAGACGCAGGCTTCTTTGTTATTGCTGATTTCTCTACCCTGACGCCACTGGGTCAAGTAGTCGGGCCAAATGGAACCTTCAATACGTTGTCGCGCACATCGGAAGATGTCACCGTTGATAGTGACGGATTTAGTGCAAACATTGGTGTTGCGTATCAATTAAACGACGCGGTAAATCTTACAGCAGGTTATGCTCAAGCACTTCGTGGAAAAGAAGTGGGTGATACATTCACTATCGATTACAACGGCGTAGAGCCAGACATTCAAGCTGAAGATGCTGAAAACGCTGAAATTGGTATTGAATACAACAAAGATGGATTATTGGCGCGCGTAGCGGCCTATCAATCGCGTCTTGATAATGCCATGAACCTTGAAATTGGTGGTACTAACGTTCGCAATATCGGTGATATTGAGTCTGATGGTGTTGAAATTAAACTCGGGTATATTACCGAAAACTATAGTGTTATTGCTAGTTACGTGCACAACACAACAGAGCTATATAATTATCAACCCAACACATCAACTATCGCGTTAGACGCTAATGGTGCGCCAATTGTAAACCTGTCATCATATAGCGCTGATTTTAATGCGTTCGATGTTGCTAAAATAGATGCGCCTGCGCTGGTTGACGGCGAACCGCTCATTTACAACGGGATAAAAGTGGAAGGCTACGAACAGCGTGCGCTGGGTAACTCTCGTGGTGACACTTATACCATTAACGCTTCCTACTATGT
The DNA window shown above is from Alteromonas sp. KC3 and carries:
- a CDS encoding TonB-dependent receptor domain-containing protein, which codes for MNNTRLASLSIAIGVALSGTYAFAAESNKNVKEDEIERVEIVGSATNLEVTAEDIQKIQANDLNDIFRLEPSVTVGGGGLGITQLVFVRGFEDTMLNVTVDGAPQTGTLFHHIGRLSIEPELLKSVQVQAGAGEATAGSGAIGGAIRFKTKTANDLLADNEQFGGIVKVGGGTNDFVKYSATGYGKLTDNWSVLASHVRIDTDSYEDGNGNEIAFEYTDENGNLVRETTDTEQELSFVKLNGEFGDNQFVSLSHEIREESGNFPSRPNFPISARNPIYPIETERNTTVFNYQWLASPMLNLEFTLYNTEQELIVRGDRAWHPYQGNIQTIGGDLRNTSYVAAHTLTYGVEYRDQTSEAGSIGQPLSGEETGKVLGIYVQDHWDITPDLMLSFGVRYDDYELDTTHKFYAESEVTFAQVAAQVPTVADAGFFVIADFSTLTPLGQVVGPNGTFNTLSRTSEDVTVDSDGFSANIGVAYQLNDAVNLTAGYAQALRGKEVGDTFTIDYNGVEPDIQAEDAENAEIGIEYNKDGLLARVAAYQSRLDNAMNLEIGGTNVRNIGDIESDGVEIKLGYITENYSVIASYVHNTTELYNYQPNTSTIALDANGAPIVNLSSYSADFNAFDVAKIDAPALVDGEPLIYNGIKVEGYEQRALGNSRGDTYTINASYYVTDALELGWFFTYVDSLGGITTLQNAAATGDTSDIFTLTKPSYATHDFFAVYQVSENLTARLMVKNAFDEAYRDHSSFADYSEVFEGFASHLEPGRDIRLNVEYQF
- a CDS encoding MATE family efflux transporter, whose protein sequence is MSLQTKEEILSRPVLTTFFKHTFVSLIGLMALTTANVVDGIFIGKYVGAQGLAAISLLLPYVTLLVALSLMLAIGASVSIGTFMGKGDTESSSALFTQVLIVTVALNTCLALVSYIAEPVLFWLLYIPADIVPLAREYFSIIRWVFILQFPCMVLYYLVRADGYTKLATVALVVGALVNIVLDMAFVGYLDYGISGAAYATALAQGTQCLLLLMYFRDKDRVLTLSMFNKPWRRIARVVKNGLSEFTNEVSVGVLFLVINTLMVMRAGSEGVAAYSVVNYLIFLSVMVSFGIADAMHLLVSYNRGAKNNDRVSDFLSVALGTSILLGLVVSACLVFYGEVIVGVFLDSSDHQTAYFAINIMAIMWPLFLVNGCNILLSVFLTAIEKPFESAAIALCRSVVLPVGLLAATFHFVWSVSLFGDIEPTISFLIALPAAEWLTLCFAVFLIRKSYKSNQGFEDGFDKGQNVKL